A single Gammaproteobacteria bacterium DNA region contains:
- the wzb gene encoding protein-tyrosine phosphatase, translating into MFKNILTVCVGNICRSPMAEYLIRQNPMAQKVGVVISSAGLSALTGFPADPMAQELLRERGIDLSAHRARKFTPDLLVRSDLILVMEAWQQREIERMSPVARGKVHMLGRWRNTEIPDPYSKPRAAFEEALTLIESSIHDWKNRLW; encoded by the coding sequence ATGTTTAAAAATATCCTTACTGTATGCGTCGGCAATATTTGCCGAAGTCCCATGGCTGAATACCTTATACGCCAGAATCCGATGGCTCAAAAAGTGGGCGTTGTCATTTCCAGCGCCGGGCTTTCGGCACTTACCGGATTTCCTGCGGACCCTATGGCGCAGGAACTGTTACGGGAACGGGGCATTGATCTCTCTGCTCATCGCGCAAGAAAATTCACTCCTGATTTGTTGGTTCGATCCGACCTCATTCTTGTAATGGAAGCCTGGCAACAACGAGAGATCGAGCGCATGAGTCCAGTCGCGCGCGGGAAGGTCCATATGCTTGGTCGATGGCGGAATACCGAAATTCCTGATCCCTATTCTAAACCCCGCGCGGCTTTTGAAGAGGCGTTGACACTCATCGAAAGCAGCATCCATGATTGGAAAAATAGACTGTGGTGA
- the epsB gene encoding putative tyrosine-protein kinase EpsB (Evidence 3 : Putative function from multiple computational evidences) produces MNPEQAVSSSERIDPYTSNSISSEIMENEIGLDEIIGILFQSRWFIFGITLLVFSLGFAYTYITPLIYSVDALVQVEERGGGNMKGFGELSLLLSGDSPTEAEIEILKSRAMTGMVVDQLKLDIIALPHTFPIIGRALARRYKGIVPAPPLFGLNSYAWGGEVIRVENFEVPEEFKNETFTLIALRDGAYRVSDKNGNVLLDGREGKTATSHGIALFVSLLTARPDTEFLLVKQSRIQTITELQKQLDVQEKGRKTGVLSLTLEGSNPKRIVSIVNALANNYLRQNVERRSEEAQKMLSFLNGELPRIRMDTQNAEASLSEYRSRTASLGMSIEAQSFVQSSAEVEKQITLLRFEKAGLEQRFTGDHPALATVRKKLAQMEADKQKVTAKIKHLPETELEAIRLERDAKVANEVYVLLLNKIQELSVAKAGTVGNVRIIDKADIPISPIKPKKSFILLLSGVFGFFLGIGLLMIRRSFFKVVENPDEVERMLNLTVYATIPHSNKIRQHKSQKAANKSEKYTLLAREFPKDIAMESIRSLRTSLQFALMESSNNIIAFSGPSMGVGKSFVSVNLAFSLAEAEKRVLLIDADMRKGYLHEYFDMARTDGLSGLISGKVSLENAIHSTDIKGLDFIPAGITPPNPAEILMSENFQRIINEVSRRYDIVILDTPPVLAVTDASIIGRHAGILFLVIRYARHPIREIEHSYKRLKQSGVRVQGVVFNDTPMSGKYGYRYGYGYGRYYGYGYGYGQEPHG; encoded by the coding sequence ATGAATCCTGAACAAGCCGTCTCATCGTCTGAAAGAATCGATCCTTACACATCCAACAGCATTTCCTCCGAAATAATGGAGAATGAAATCGGGCTGGATGAAATCATCGGGATTTTGTTCCAGTCACGCTGGTTTATTTTTGGCATAACGCTGCTGGTTTTTTCCCTCGGTTTTGCTTATACCTACATAACTCCTCTGATTTACAGCGTAGACGCTTTGGTACAAGTCGAAGAACGAGGCGGCGGTAACATGAAAGGTTTCGGAGAACTGTCGCTCCTACTCAGTGGCGACAGTCCAACGGAAGCAGAAATTGAAATTTTGAAATCCCGCGCCATGACCGGCATGGTTGTGGACCAACTCAAACTCGACATTATTGCCCTACCACATACTTTTCCGATTATTGGTCGCGCATTGGCGCGCCGCTATAAGGGCATCGTGCCGGCTCCTCCTTTGTTTGGTTTGAATTCATACGCCTGGGGTGGAGAAGTCATCCGTGTGGAAAATTTTGAAGTCCCGGAAGAATTCAAGAACGAAACATTTACGCTGATCGCCCTGAGAGATGGTGCCTATCGAGTCAGCGATAAAAACGGAAATGTTTTATTAGATGGACGCGAGGGTAAAACGGCAACAAGCCATGGCATTGCCCTTTTTGTGAGCCTACTTACAGCGCGTCCAGATACGGAATTCCTTCTTGTTAAGCAATCCCGCATTCAAACCATCACGGAACTCCAGAAACAATTGGATGTTCAAGAAAAGGGAAGAAAAACCGGTGTGTTATCGTTAACTCTTGAGGGATCGAACCCTAAGCGGATCGTGAGCATTGTGAATGCGCTGGCGAACAATTACCTACGACAAAATGTGGAGCGTCGTTCCGAAGAAGCGCAAAAAATGCTCTCTTTTCTGAATGGTGAACTTCCGCGTATTCGTATGGATACCCAAAACGCGGAAGCCTCGCTAAGTGAGTATCGTTCTCGTACTGCTAGTTTGGGCATGAGCATTGAAGCGCAATCCTTCGTCCAGTCCTCAGCAGAAGTGGAAAAACAGATTACTTTATTGCGCTTTGAAAAAGCGGGGCTGGAGCAACGGTTTACTGGCGACCACCCCGCTTTGGCAACTGTTCGGAAAAAATTGGCCCAGATGGAAGCGGACAAACAAAAAGTAACCGCCAAAATCAAGCATCTTCCAGAAACCGAACTTGAAGCTATTAGACTAGAACGCGATGCCAAGGTAGCCAATGAAGTGTATGTCCTCCTCCTTAATAAAATTCAAGAGCTTTCGGTTGCCAAGGCAGGTACCGTTGGCAACGTTCGCATCATTGACAAGGCGGATATTCCCATCTCGCCGATTAAACCTAAAAAGTCTTTTATTCTTTTGCTTTCAGGGGTGTTCGGATTTTTTCTCGGTATCGGCCTGCTTATGATACGCCGATCATTCTTCAAAGTGGTGGAAAACCCCGATGAAGTAGAACGCATGCTCAATTTGACTGTTTATGCGACTATTCCTCATTCCAATAAAATTAGACAACACAAAAGCCAGAAAGCTGCAAATAAAAGCGAGAAATACACCTTGCTGGCCAGAGAGTTTCCAAAGGACATTGCTATGGAGAGTATTCGCAGCCTGCGCACTAGCCTTCAATTTGCATTAATGGAATCCTCAAATAATATCATTGCTTTTTCAGGCCCCAGTATGGGAGTGGGAAAAAGTTTTGTTTCGGTAAATCTTGCCTTTTCACTCGCAGAGGCAGAAAAACGAGTGCTGCTGATCGACGCTGATATGCGTAAGGGTTATCTACACGAATATTTTGACATGGCGCGCACGGATGGCTTGTCTGGATTAATCAGCGGAAAGGTTTCCCTTGAGAACGCCATTCACTCCACGGACATAAAAGGCCTTGATTTCATACCGGCGGGCATCACGCCCCCTAATCCAGCGGAAATTCTTATGAGTGAGAACTTCCAACGCATCATCAATGAAGTATCAAGGCGTTATGACATAGTCATCCTTGATACTCCACCCGTCCTTGCCGTAACCGATGCCAGCATTATTGGACGCCAT
- a CDS encoding polysaccharide biosynthesis/export protein has protein sequence MVKFSRLVTQTFFVLSTVSCSYAPGLHIPDNRFSYNAHDNDQDYEERAGLMDVFLDLMDDSRPLTPIPVTTIDADVISAQDHEQAKLRREVSGAVRTEDIQNYEYRVGPHDVLAFTVWDHPELTSPSAAANAAMTAAISPLGVSSSQVVPSDAIGHGVSNQGTIFFPYVGEVPVAGRTLGEIRSMITRALGQYIIEPQVDVRIVSYRSKRVYVTGEIKNPGMIPITDTPLTIVDAIARAQGFTPESEPFRVRLVRGKQNYILDLNSLFDNGDLSQNWILQDGDIVNVPDRKDSKVYVMGEVMKADVLHMNKGHMSLAESINLSGGLNQQSADAKRVFVIRGVNEKPTSPLVYHLDLSRPDALLLSTRFELKPLDVVYVSTADLARWNRVISGILPTITTLSTTTNR, from the coding sequence GTGGTGAAATTTTCAAGACTCGTTACCCAAACTTTTTTTGTACTATCCACGGTTAGCTGCTCCTATGCACCTGGTCTTCACATTCCTGACAACCGTTTTTCTTACAACGCACATGATAACGACCAGGATTATGAAGAACGTGCTGGCCTGATGGATGTATTTTTAGACTTGATGGATGATTCTCGTCCCCTCACACCTATTCCGGTGACCACCATCGACGCAGACGTGATCTCCGCTCAAGACCACGAACAAGCTAAATTGCGACGTGAAGTGAGTGGTGCCGTGCGCACCGAGGATATCCAGAATTATGAATATCGGGTCGGCCCACATGATGTTCTCGCTTTTACCGTCTGGGATCATCCTGAGCTTACTTCTCCCAGTGCTGCGGCCAACGCTGCCATGACGGCAGCCATCTCGCCCCTCGGAGTTTCCTCTTCCCAGGTAGTACCCTCGGACGCCATTGGTCACGGTGTTAGTAACCAAGGAACCATTTTTTTCCCTTATGTGGGTGAAGTGCCGGTCGCCGGACGCACCCTGGGAGAGATTCGTTCCATGATCACGCGAGCGTTAGGTCAATACATTATTGAACCACAAGTAGATGTCCGTATTGTCTCCTACCGTAGCAAGAGGGTGTACGTAACCGGCGAGATAAAAAACCCCGGCATGATTCCTATTACCGATACGCCGCTCACCATCGTGGATGCTATCGCGCGCGCACAAGGTTTCACGCCCGAGTCTGAACCCTTTCGTGTACGGCTCGTTCGTGGCAAACAAAATTATATCCTTGATTTAAATTCTCTTTTTGATAATGGCGATCTCTCTCAGAACTGGATTTTGCAAGACGGTGACATTGTCAATGTGCCAGATCGCAAGGACAGCAAGGTTTATGTCATGGGAGAAGTGATGAAAGCCGACGTGTTGCACATGAATAAAGGCCACATGAGTTTGGCCGAGTCCATCAACCTTTCCGGGGGTCTTAACCAGCAAAGCGCTGATGCTAAACGAGTTTTTGTAATTCGTGGTGTTAATGAAAAACCCACGTCTCCGCTTGTCTATCATCTCGATCTCTCACGCCCGGACGCATTGTTGCTTTCCACCCGCTTTGAATTAAAACCCCTAGATGTGGTGTATGTTTCCACTGCCGACCTCGCGCGCTGGAATCGTGTCATCAGTGGAATTCTGCCTACCATCACGACTTTAAGCACGACTACCAATCGCTAA